From the genome of bacterium, one region includes:
- a CDS encoding glycosyltransferase, whose product MARNKSSGMFTISCTSSGMRILFINSIRMFGGGEVWMLRTLQALQARGHHVWLCCRPATALAARAAEQGIPLKLLSFRSDFDPLQIWQLARWMKRHHCDVVLTNMDKELRLGGLAARLTGVPAIIPRRGIDYPLKNRWRYRFAYNVLATHLLANSQATKAALLHNAPWLAADRISVIYNGIDPAEFAAADGTELRQKWNLPAGAPVLGFVGQLDERKGIAVLLAAFAKILPQVPAARLVLVGEGPLRAMIENQIQQQGWQNHLHLAGFVDDIPAVMAAIDVLALPSFWEGFGLVLIEAMAAGKPVITTNLSSMPEIVEHGRTGFLIPPGEAEALAARACELLQNEGRRRALGAAAQQRVAEKFTHAAMLQKLEELFAREAQRKTRS is encoded by the coding sequence ATGGCGCGGAACAAGTCGTCCGGCATGTTCACGATCTCCTGCACGAGCAGCGGCATGCGCATCCTGTTCATCAATAGCATTCGCATGTTTGGCGGCGGCGAAGTGTGGATGCTGCGCACGCTGCAAGCCCTGCAGGCTCGCGGCCATCACGTGTGGCTGTGTTGCCGGCCCGCCACCGCGCTGGCGGCGCGCGCCGCGGAACAGGGGATTCCGCTCAAGCTGCTGTCATTCCGCAGTGACTTCGATCCGCTGCAGATCTGGCAATTGGCGCGCTGGATGAAACGGCACCACTGCGACGTGGTGCTGACCAACATGGACAAGGAGCTGCGTCTGGGCGGATTGGCCGCGCGGCTCACCGGCGTGCCCGCGATCATTCCGCGGCGCGGCATCGACTATCCGCTCAAGAATCGCTGGCGCTATCGCTTCGCCTACAACGTGCTGGCCACCCATCTGCTCGCGAATTCACAAGCCACCAAAGCCGCACTCTTGCACAATGCGCCCTGGCTGGCGGCGGATCGCATCAGTGTGATTTACAACGGCATCGATCCCGCGGAATTTGCCGCGGCCGACGGCACCGAGCTGCGGCAAAAATGGAACCTCCCCGCCGGCGCGCCCGTGCTCGGCTTCGTCGGGCAGTTGGATGAACGCAAGGGCATTGCCGTGTTGCTCGCGGCGTTCGCGAAGATCCTGCCGCAGGTGCCCGCGGCGCGGCTGGTGCTGGTTGGTGAAGGCCCGCTGCGCGCAATGATCGAGAATCAAATTCAGCAGCAGGGCTGGCAAAATCATCTGCACTTGGCTGGATTCGTTGACGACATTCCGGCGGTGATGGCGGCGATTGATGTGCTGGCGCTGCCCTCGTTTTGGGAGGGCTTCGGCTTGGTGTTGATCGAAGCCATGGCCGCGGGCAAGCCGGTGATCACCACCAACCTCAGCAGCATGCCCGAGATTGTCGAGCACGGCCGCACCGGTTTTCTCATTCCGCCGGGCGAGGCGGAGGCGCTGGCCGCACGTGCCTGCGAATTATTGCAGAATGAGGGCCGGCGCCGCGCTTTGGGCGCAGCAGCGCAGCAGCGCGTGGCCGAGAAGTTCACGCACGCCGCCATGCTGCAAAAGCTGGAAGAGCTGTTTGCGCGGGAAGCGCAGCGCAAAACGCGGTCATGA
- a CDS encoding glycosyltransferase family 9 protein yields the protein MTSLKGIWENPFVHWWNRFEQFFKRRGLALLEKWLAVEALAPSRVELAAIRRILVIRQHDYLGDFLLATPVLRALREHFPQAHLGALVRRYTAEVARHNQYLDEVLVFEEHGWNWTPARFWRLWRQLRQGWDLAIVLNTVSHSLTSDVMARLSRARYCLGSEERVFPGCSRNFFYHLSAPSAGEQRHQTDRNLDIVRMLGIDTADHSEVMTLTPADRASAADFLAQHEISPTDRVVALHLGAGKRDNRWPPENFAALANALHREYRVRVLAAWGPQETELGAAFLRQLSFSPTVVTNVALRQLAALLAAADGYVCNDTGVMHAGAAVGVPLVAIFGPTDPTFWKPKGEKFIALRGHSGECANVGPEQVLQALLRLVSPPLPVRHEYRATPAQS from the coding sequence TTGACGTCACTGAAAGGTATCTGGGAGAATCCATTCGTGCATTGGTGGAATCGCTTCGAACAATTCTTCAAACGCCGTGGCCTGGCGTTGCTGGAAAAGTGGCTGGCAGTCGAGGCGCTGGCACCATCCCGGGTTGAGCTTGCCGCAATTCGCCGCATCCTGGTGATTCGGCAACACGATTATCTCGGCGATTTTTTGCTGGCGACGCCGGTGTTGCGCGCGCTGCGCGAACATTTTCCGCAGGCGCATCTCGGCGCGCTGGTGCGCCGCTACACCGCCGAAGTCGCCCGCCACAATCAATATCTCGATGAAGTGCTGGTGTTCGAAGAACACGGATGGAATTGGACCCCGGCCCGCTTCTGGCGGCTCTGGCGCCAGCTTCGGCAAGGGTGGGATCTGGCGATCGTCTTGAACACAGTTTCCCATTCGCTCACCAGCGATGTGATGGCCCGCCTCAGCCGCGCGCGCTACTGCCTGGGCAGCGAGGAGCGCGTGTTTCCCGGCTGTTCCCGCAACTTTTTCTACCATCTCAGCGCGCCCTCGGCCGGCGAGCAGCGCCATCAAACCGATCGCAATCTCGATATCGTGCGGATGCTCGGCATCGACACCGCCGATCACAGCGAAGTGATGACGCTCACGCCGGCGGATCGCGCCTCCGCAGCCGACTTCCTGGCGCAGCACGAGATTTCTCCAACTGACCGCGTGGTGGCGCTGCATCTCGGCGCCGGCAAGCGCGACAACCGCTGGCCGCCGGAGAATTTTGCGGCCCTGGCCAATGCGCTGCATCGTGAATATCGCGTGCGGGTGCTGGCCGCCTGGGGGCCGCAGGAAACCGAATTGGGCGCGGCCTTCCTGCGCCAGCTTTCGTTTTCGCCGACCGTGGTGACAAATGTCGCGCTGCGGCAGTTGGCTGCGCTGCTCGCGGCTGCCGACGGCTACGTGTGCAACGACACCGGTGTCATGCACGCCGGCGCGGCGGTGGGTGTGCCGCTGGTGGCGATCTTCGGGCCGACCGATCCCACCTTTTGGAAACCGAAAGGCGAGAAGTTCATCGCGCTGCGCGGTCACAGCGGAGAATGCGCCAATGTCGGACCGGAACAAGTGCTGCAGGCGTTGTTGCGGCTGGTGTCACCGCCTTTGCCGGTCCGCCACGAGTATCGCGCGACGCCGGCACAGAGTTGA
- a CDS encoding GNAT family N-acetyltransferase, protein MSELPPPTAAGPTTLTLVRYDESHRQLWDEFVWQSNQGTLFHTRAFFAYHPAGRFVDASLLFFKKGGLCAVLPAAQSSHAGRIVLRSHPGASFGGLVTPASLAVQEVDRIVTLLLAHCRAQGLAGVEITLPPQAYFNHPNNHLDYVLWQHGFRYRKREVTSIIPTDLSPEQLPREFGRAVRRAQKRGVTVQESEDFAAFHAHLRSHMLARHQVEPTHSLEDLQRLRMLLPDDLRLFTALLGAEMLAGTLLFRCNRRAALAFYYLSQREGFRQYHGFELLMFEVLRWCRAQGLQALDFGTFTLNSQPNWGLASFKESLGAQGILRDTLYLELD, encoded by the coding sequence ATGAGCGAACTGCCTCCGCCAACAGCGGCCGGCCCGACAACCCTCACGCTCGTTCGCTATGACGAAAGCCACCGGCAGCTTTGGGATGAATTCGTCTGGCAATCCAATCAAGGCACGCTGTTTCACACGCGTGCCTTTTTTGCGTATCACCCTGCCGGCCGTTTTGTCGACGCCTCGCTGCTCTTCTTCAAAAAGGGCGGGCTGTGCGCCGTGTTGCCGGCCGCGCAAAGCAGCCACGCCGGCCGGATCGTGCTGCGCTCGCATCCCGGCGCCTCGTTTGGCGGCTTGGTCACCCCAGCCTCCCTCGCCGTGCAAGAGGTCGACCGCATCGTGACGCTGCTGCTGGCCCACTGCCGCGCGCAGGGCCTGGCCGGTGTCGAAATCACCCTGCCGCCGCAAGCCTATTTCAACCATCCCAACAACCATCTCGACTATGTGCTGTGGCAGCACGGCTTCCGCTATCGCAAGCGGGAAGTCACCAGCATCATTCCGACCGATCTGTCGCCGGAGCAATTGCCGCGCGAATTCGGCCGTGCCGTGCGGCGGGCGCAAAAGCGCGGCGTGACGGTGCAGGAGAGTGAGGATTTTGCCGCCTTTCACGCCCACTTGCGCAGCCACATGCTGGCGCGCCATCAGGTCGAGCCTACCCATTCGCTGGAAGATCTGCAGCGGCTGCGCATGCTGCTGCCCGATGACCTCCGCCTCTTCACCGCCCTGCTCGGCGCAGAGATGCTGGCCGGCACGCTGCTCTTCCGGTGCAATCGCCGCGCGGCGCTCGCCTTCTACTATCTCAGCCAGCGCGAGGGATTTCGGCAATATCACGGCTTCGAATTGCTGATGTTCGAAGTGTTGCGCTGGTGTCGCGCGCAAGGCCTGCAAGCTCTCGATTTCGGCACGTTCACGTTGAATTCCCAACCGAATTGGGGGCTGGCAAGCTTCAAGGAAAGTCTCGGCGCGCAGGGCATTTTGCGGGATACACTGTATCTGGAATTGGACTAG